Proteins encoded in a region of the Acidobacteriota bacterium genome:
- a CDS encoding PIN domain-containing protein, protein MTRRYGIDTSVLVRLLTGLPASEYERCEREMIALVERDGAEVFASNQVIGEAFVAVQHHYGFDGADARLGLLSILTSGLIAPLNGRSVIVALEASGGAGLFDRLIADEYHRAGLQILTRDRQMANLPDVQRP, encoded by the coding sequence ATGACCCGTCGTTACGGGATTGATACTTCCGTGCTGGTGCGGCTGTTGACAGGTTTGCCGGCGAGCGAATACGAGCGCTGCGAACGAGAGATGATTGCCCTGGTAGAACGCGATGGTGCCGAGGTCTTCGCTTCGAACCAGGTGATTGGGGAGGCATTTGTGGCCGTTCAGCACCATTATGGGTTTGATGGCGCTGACGCTCGATTGGGTCTACTGAGCATCCTTACCAGCGGTCTGATCGCACCGCTGAATGGGCGTTCGGTCATCGTCGCCCTGGAAGCATCCGGCGGCGCCGGCCTTTTTGACCGCCTCATCGCTGACGAGTACCATCGCGCCGGCCTGCAGATTCTGACGCGCGACAGACAGATGGCTAACCTGCCCGATGTCCAGCGCCCTTAG
- a CDS encoding AbrB/MazE/SpoVT family DNA-binding domain-containing protein: MIVKITSKRQVTFPARVLAALGVGPGDRLELQESPEGFILRPRRIDYSKLAPLRDKIPPGHPPFDIEKFRSEPYDPSLRD, encoded by the coding sequence ATGATCGTCAAGATTACATCCAAGCGACAGGTCACCTTCCCGGCTCGGGTGCTGGCTGCGCTGGGCGTGGGCCCTGGTGACCGACTCGAACTGCAGGAAAGCCCCGAAGGCTTCATATTGCGGCCGCGGCGGATCGACTATTCGAAACTGGCGCCGCTCAGAGACAAAATTCCACCCGGACATCCCCCGTTCGACATCGAGAAGTTCCGAAGTGAGCCCTATGACCCGTCGTTACGGGATTGA